The genomic stretch ATTTCACCAATACCAATGTTTCCGTTTTTCAATACTGTTAAAGCATTTGATCTTGCCTGATCGTTACCATTTCCTATCTGAAGCACAGGATCAGTAGCGACCCACTGGTTGGTACTTGAAGAAGTCATAATAGCTGCATAACGACCAAAAACAGTTTCATTGACAGAACTTGCAACATTATTTTCGCCAAATGCTACAGCATCATTTCCGGAGGCTGTATTTCCTAAGCCAAACGCAAGAGCTCTTGAACCCTCTGCTTTATTCCGTTCGCCAAAAGCAGTAGTATTTTCATTACTCGCAACATTTTGGAAGCCAAAGGCTACAGCATTACCACCACTGGCTGTATTTTCGAGACCAAAGGCGAGAGATCTGTTGGCGGAAGAAATATTATGTCTACCAAAAGCTGTGGACCAAAATCCGCTTGCAATATTTGATGCTCCAAATACAGTTGCCTGAGGTGCTGAAGCCGTGTTTCTAGTACCAAATGCAGTTGTTCCAAAAGACGATGATACATTACTATATCCAAAAGCAGTAGATGCAACTCCTGTGGCTTCATTATAAAGATTTCCTGTAGTGCTAGTGGCATCTTCGTTTCCTCCCCAAGTCATTGCGTTTATTCCAAGAGCTTGATTATTCCATCCAAAAGCTGTAGAATTTTCACCAGAAGCGATCGTTCCGTTTCCAAATGCTGCCGAGTTTACACCATTGCTTCCTGAATGATTTGTTCCCATGTGAACGGATCCTTCTACATCTAAAGCTATATCTGATACCATTGTACTTTTACCAATAGCAACATTCCCCGACTGATAAATATTTTGACTGTTTTGGGTTGCGGGAAGATTTGTTAAAGAATCATACCATGGTTCTGAACCTGAACCTGCAGTATTTAATTTCTGCCAGAAATTTCCGTCAAAAAAATAGTATCCACTGCTGGTCACATTTATAGTTTTTGCGCTGGTATCGGCTGAAGCCAAAGGAGTTGTTACATAGATAAGCGCTGCATTTTGATCTGCTCCATACAAAGCATCTTTAGCTTTCAGTTCTGTGCCGGAAAGTCTAGGAACTAGAAACCCGTCAATTTTAGACATATCAGTCGGTTTACCGGTTACATCCAAAGTTGCCTTTGGTGTTTCTGTATCAATCCCGACTTGAGAGTAGGCAAGACTGGAACAGAATAATGCAATTGTAAAAATTTGCTTTTTCATTTTTTTGTGTTTAAATCATTATACTTAAAACGCCGTTTTAAACTTTCATTGTTGTTTTATCTATGTTCTTAATTATTAAGAATGTAAAATTCTGAAATTTAGATACAGCTTTTTTTGAACGGATTAATATTTACCCGTCAAGTAAAGCACAATTAGATTAAAAAATTATGCCTTGGGAACTAATTTTAAATTCATAATTGTGCTTTTTTTGTGTTAATAAATAAACTTTTTTTCATCATAGATTGTATTCAATTTCCGTAAATAAAACAATCTTTTTTAGAATCGTACGCAATGCTGAGAAAATAATATTAGGGAATTATATAATTATTTTCCTCACTTGTATTGCGGTTGCAAATCTAATTCAATTCGAATGTACAACCTACAAAATGATTAGTACAATTCCAGAATTTTACAATACCATCAAATCTATTATCGATTGATAAACAAAACATTACAATTACCATTTGAAAATTTTCTCTTTTAATAAATACTTCTTTTAAATCAGCCAAAAAAGATAGAATTATCAGTTTTTTCGTCTTTGTAGCAGTAAATTATTCGTTGTAATCTTTTTTTTCTTTTTTATTTTTCTCTTTTAAAGAGGCTATAAATTTTGAAGGGGAAATTTTATTTTTTTGAGTAAATACTTTCGTAAAATAGCTGTGCGAAGAAAATCCTCCTAAATCTGAAAGATGACTAAGCTTGTATTTTAGGCTTTCCGGGTTTTCGTGAAGGTATTCCAGAATATATTTGATCCGTAAGTCATTAATATATTCATTAAACGTTTTACCATGATGTTCTTTTAGTATACTGTTGATGTATTTCGTATTGGTATCTAAAATACTAACGAAATTACTTAATGTAAAGTTTTTAGCAGTAAAAGCTTTTCCTTTTTCAAACTTCTCCAGCTTTTTTAATAAATCCGTCTTTGTTGCTTCTGATATTATATGAGGTTTTGAATCTGCACATTGCGAAAGGGTTTCTTCATTTTTTTCTTCTTCATCTATAACAGAATTGGACGTTTCTTTATTATTTTCAAGCTCTTCTATAATCTCTTCAAAGTATGCTTTTTGTTTTTTTCTTTTTCTTCTTTTAAATATTAAAACTCCTAAAGACAAAAAGACAGCAACCAGAATAAAGATATATTTATATTCTCTTTGATGTATCAGATTAAGATCCTGCCTGCTAATCTCCTGATTAATTACTTTAGTACTTTCTTTTCTAAAATGATCTTTACGTTTTAAAAATTCAGCAAAAAGCATCTCTCTTTCTTCCGAGGCATCGATATTGAGCTTCAAACGCTGTTCTAGTAAAACGGTTAATCTCTCATTCATTTTACTTTTTCTGGTGATATCAATTGCTTTATCAAAATGGAGCACTGCACTTTTTTCATCGTTTTCTTTGGCTGCAATAATAGCTTTGCAAACATAGTAGATCTCTGCTCTCCAATTTAATTCGTTGAAAAATTGAGAACTAGCTATTTTAGATTCAAAAATAGAAATTTCGTTTTTCGCTTTTTCAATATCACCAATCATCAGGTAATCAAAAGCTAAGTAACACTTCGAAAAAGCAAACTCCGACATTACATTTTGTGGAAAATTTTTATCTAAGCCTGTTTGGAAATAGCTGTTGCAAAATGTGCGATACGGAATTGCCTCAGTATATTTTTTTTCGTTCTCTAACAAAATAGCCTTTAGTTTTTGAGTCATGGCATTCAGAAAGGGGTCATTATGTCGTATAGCCGTTTTTTCTGCCTCATTCAGATATTGAGTTGCTTCATGCATAACTCCGCACTTATGATAAGCAAGTGATAGGTAGTAATTCGTAATGAAATGCTCTTTTTCTTTATGATTTTTTAAGAATAAGAGATCGGCTTTTTTTGCGTAAAAAATACTTTTGCTAAAATTTCCTTTTAGATAATGCCCAACAGAAATGTACAAATAGCTTTTGGAAGTTTCATCATCGGTTTTAGATAAACGGAGTGTTTTCTCACCCTCATTAATGAGCTGATCAGAAGTTTTAAAAGATTGTGGATAGATATCAATTGTTGATTTATATATATCTTTATTTACAGTATTTTGTCCAAAACAAATTACCGCAAATAAAAAGGTAAGCATTCTCAGTATCTTCATTCTTATTTGTATTTTCTTTAAGTTAAATCTTATACAGTTTGAGTGAAGAAGAAAGTTTATACCCACAACATCAATTTATATAAAAGTCATGTTTTTTCATTTATTTTTATAAATAAGCAAACGGTCTAAAGAAACATAATAAAAATTTGTTATGATAAAATCAACCACACACAATTAGCACACCGATCAAAAAGTAGCACACACTTACCCCATACTACTAAGTTTTCAGGTTTAATTTATGCATTTATATTGTTGAAGAAAATTAGGTATGAGAAAGTATTGGATATAAAAAAACCCTCCGTAAAATAAATTACAGAGGGTTTTATGTACCCCAGACGGGACTTGAACCCGTACATCCTTGCGGATACAGGATTTTAAGTCCTGCGTGTCTACCAATTCCACCACCAGGGCGTGATGAGAGCGAAAAACGGGACTCGAACCCGCGACCCCAACCTTGGCAAGGTTGTGCTCTACCAGCTGAGCTATTTTCGCAATTTGTAGTGCGGATGAAGGGACTCGAACCCCCACGCCTCACGGCACCAGATCCTAAGTCTGGCGTGGCTACCAATTACACCACATCCGCATTATTATTGAGTTATTTTAAAGAACTTGTTTCGTTTTTGTGAGTGCAAATATAGGGCAATTTTCTTTACTTCCAAACCTTTTCGAAAAAAAAATTAATTTTTTGTAAAATTTATTTGAAACCATTCTTTTTAAATTTCATTTTATTACTTTTACACCGTTAATATTTACGATATGGAATTACAAGGAACGGTAAAGAAAATCACTGAAGTTCAAACATTTGCAAGTGGTTTTCAAAAAAGAGAAATGGTTATTCTTACACAAGAGCAGTATCCGCAGCCCATCAACATCGAATTTTTACAGGATAAAATAAATTTGTTGGACACACTGAAAGAAGGAGAAAATGTAAAAGTAGGAATCAACATCAGAGGTAGAGAATGGGTTTCGCCACAAGGAGAAACAAAATATTTCAACTCTATTACAGGATGGAGAGTAGAAAAAGTTTTGGATAATGCTTCAGAACCTACACAAGCTGCACCATCTCAATCTGCTTCTCCGGTTTCAAATGAAAATCCTTTTGCCGGGGACGATGACGATGATTTACCTTTTTAATCCGAAATAAAAATCAAATACTAATCCTGCTTTTTGAAAAAGTGGGATTTTTTTTCCAGTAATGGTTCGATTAGACAAAAACGAAATATCATTTCCCGATCCTGCACAATATGACGGTCACGAAGGTATCATTGCTTTTGGCGGCGATCTGTCTGTGGAAAGAATCTGGTTTGCTTATCAGAATGGTATTTTTCCGTGGTTTAATCCTGGAGAAGAAATTCTTTGGTGGTGCCCGGATCCCAGATTTGTACTTTTTCCTCATGAATTGAAGGTTTCGAAGTCGATGAGAAAAATTTTAGATAAAAAAGTTTTTACCATTACCGAAAATCAAAACTTCAGAGAAGTGATAAAAAACTGTCGGGAAATCAATCGCAAAGGTCAGGAAGGAACCTGGCTTTCTGATGAACTGATAGAAACTTTTATTACACTTCATGGTTATGGATTGGCCCGAAGCGTAGAAGTCTGGCAAAATAATGAGCTCGTTGGCGGGCTCTACGGAATACAAGTCGGAAAAGTTTTTTGTGGCGAAAGTATGTTTGCAATGGTGAGCAATGCTTCTAAAGCAGGATTTATTCATTTTATAGAAACTCACAAAAGCGACTTCACAATCATTGACTGCCAATCTCACACCGATCACTTGGAAAGTTTGGGGGCGAGAATGATTCCTAAAAAAGATTTTTTGAAAATTTTACACAAAAACAATGAACGCAGATAAAGAAAAATGGCTTCTTCTGATTATACTAAGTGTCATTTGGGGCTCTTCATTTATTTTAATTAAAAAATCCTTAGACCATTTCAGCCCTTATCAGGTCGGAGCTTTAAGAGTTTTGATTGCCGGAATTATCTTAATGCCTGTTGCTATTTCAAAATACAGACTTTTCCCGAAAAAACATTTGAAATGGCTTATTTTAGCCGCTTTTACAGGCAATTTCATCCCAATGTTCTTATTTCCTATTGCCGAAACCCAGATAAGCAGCAGCATTGCAGGAATCATCAATTCTATGATGCCTATTTTCGTGATTATTGTTGGAGCTTTAATCTGGAAATTTGAAACCACAAAAAGACAGATGACCGGAGTTTTCATAAGCTTTACCGGAGTTTGCCTGCTTGCATTTGGTGGTGATGACAGCACTCAGTTTAAAATATTTCCCATTTTTTTACTTCTGCTGGCAACATTGTGTTACGCAATGAGTACAACGACTGTAAAATCAAAATTAATGGATGTATCATCTACCGTTTTATCGGCATTTGTATTTTCTTTCGTTTTGTTTTTGCCTTCATTGATCGCTTTGCTTTCTACAGGTTTTGTTTCTCAGTTTACATTCACCAAAGAAAATATGATCGGATTAGGTTTTGTAAGCTTGCTTTCTGTTTTCGGAACCGGATTGGCAATGATGATGAATTATCGTTTGTTGAAAGTTTCTACTCCGCTCTTTGCATCAACCGTTACTTTACTGATGCCGATCGTTGCTATTATTTGGGGTGTTTTGGATGGTGAAAAACTAACTGCTGTGCAATTTGCAGGAACAATTGTCATTATTGCTGGATTGATCTTTTTAAGGGCTAAAACTATTGTTCAAAAATAAATCCCGCATTGATGCGGGATTTCTTATTTAATTAATGCTGAAAATTAATTTACGGAAGATCGAAAACATCTAACTTCCATCATCCAACATCAAGCTTATAAATTCTTCTTTTTAACCTTTGCCTTAGCCTTTTTCACCTCATCTTTGATGTACGGATATTTTTTCTGCATATCTGTAATCAATGAAGGATCGAGTTCTAAAGCCTTTTCAAGAGATTCACCTCCATTTTCATGGTCTTTCAAATTAAAATAACAGTTGCTCAGCTGATAAAACAATTCTGCTCTGTAATGATGTTTTAAAGCTAAATTTAAAACGGTAACAGCTTCTTCATATTCACCAACCAACATCAAAACTTCAGAATATGCATACCAATTGTAAAACCTTGATGGCTCTGCATCTACAAGCTTTTTAAGACAAGTAAGGCTTTCTTCAAACTTACCGGAATCGATAAATAAAAATGCCAGTCTTTTTTGATAATCAAGGTTGCTGTCATTTAATAATGTTGCTTCTTTTGCAAAATGCAAAGCTTCCGCCATTCCGCCCATTTCTTCGTAAAGATAAGACTGCTCCATCATCGCAAGATAAAACTGAGGATCTTCTCTTAATGATTTCTGGAAAGAATTTAAAGCAATAATCGGCTGTTTTAAAGCTTTATGACACAATCCTATTTTATAAAAAGTAAATGCTTTGGTGTATTCCAACTCCAACATTTCTTCATATACTTCAATTGCCTTCTGATATTGATTTAAAGCTTCATAACAAGCTGCTTTGCTCGCATAAACCCCAACTGCGCTGGAATTGATTGCCAGCATATAATCGAAACCTTTGATGGCTTCTTCGTAATTTTTTCTATTGAAATAATACTGTCCATACTCGCTCCATGCAATTTCTGAATACGGAAAATCGTCAAGATAATCGTTCAAAAAAGCAATCGCTTCCTCACTCTTATTCAAATCATTAAAGCAGATCATCGCATTTTCTAAAGAATATTCATCCATAGGATCTTCTTTGAGTGCTTGCTGATAATGTTTAAGTGCGTTAAAAGGATCTCCCAAATTGACATATTCGTCTGCAATAAAGTTATTGAGGAAGTTTTCTTCTTCATTCAATTCCAGGGCTTTTTTGCAGATTTCGATGGATCTTTTAGGATTACCTAAATTCGAATAATACTTAGCGTAGCAAACCAAAAAGTCTGTATTCTCCATAGAAGAACCTTTTAACTCTTCGATTAATTCTTTCGCCAGATTATAATCTTCCCACTCTAAAAGAACCTCCAATTTTTTAATTTTGATTTCTAATGAGTTGGGATGGAGTTTCAGACCAAAATTAACTGCAATATCGGCATAATTAAAATCTCCAAGCTCCAAGTAATAAACAATAATGTCTTCTAATTCTTCTGTATCGAAGTAGAATTCATCATTGTTTTCCATCATTTCTTCGAACTTTTTTACTAGTTCATTTCCAAAATATTCTTCCAATATAGTATCTCAGCGTTGTTTTCAAAGTCCAAAATTATTTTATAAACTTCGAAAAAACTTTTTTTAATTAAATTTATTTTTCTTCGGATCTTGCCTGTTATCAAAAAAAGATAATATTCTAATTTCCTTTGTTGAAGTTCGATAACTTAACGAGAAATTTTCCAAAATCAACACTCTTCGTAATTCTTTCGTACTACTTTTGAGTCCTATTTTATTTTGATTCCTAATCAGGTTAATCATCCGCAAAGTTTCATCAAGAATTTTTTCTGAATAAATATTTGATTCATTGTGATTTGTCCAATATTGATAAACCTTGTCAATTTCTTTTTTTGCACGAACTGACCAGGTTATTTTTGTCATCTTCCGTATGATTTTAAAAAATCTTCATGAGAAACAACATTTCCTTCTTCAAAATCTTTTATTCCTAATTCAATTAATTCTTTTTCTGCATCAGAAATTTTATTCCACCAATCATCCTCATCATTAATTTCTTCTACAAAATCAATTTCAGCCGCTTTCAAAATTGCTTTAATTTTGGCGAGTTCTTTTTTATTTTTTGGATTAATGGTAATTGTCATTGCACTATTTTTCTAAACTAAATGTACAAAAATTCTAAACTAAATCAAACTTTTGATCTTTTCAATTATTTTATCTCCCAAATCATCAGCTTCTTCCTGAGATTTTGCCTCTGTGTATATTCTGATAATCGGTTCTGTATTCGATTTTCGAAGGTGAACCCAATTGTTTTCAAAATCTATTTTTACGCCGTCTACCGTAGAAACCTCTTCATTTTGATACTCTTTTTCCATTTTAGTTAAAAGATCATCCACATTAATTTCCGGAGTAAGCTCTATTTTCTTTTTACCCATAAAATAGCTTGGATAGCCAGCTCTAAGTTCAGAAACTGTCTTGTTTTCTTTTGCCAAATGCGTTAAAAACAAAGCAACACCTACCAAAGAATCTCTTCCGTAATGAAGATCAGGATAGATAATCCCACCGTTTCCTTCACCACCAATTACGGCATTTTTTTCTTTCATTAAATTCACCACATTCACTTCTCCTACTGCACTTGCAAAGTATTCTGAATTGTGAGTTTGGGCAACATCTCTCAAAGCACGGCTTGAAGAAAGGTTTGAAATCGCCACGCCATTTTTATTTTTCAATAAATAATCTGCAACAGCAACCAAAGTATATTCTTCACCAAACATTTCTCCTTTTTCGTCAACTAAAGCCAGTCTGTCAACATCCGGATCTACAACAACGCCAAAATCTGCATTTTCTTTTATGACCAGTTCACAAATGTCTCCCAAATGTTCTTTTAAAGGCTCCGGATTGTGTGGAAACTGTCCATTTGGTTCGCAGTATAGTTTAATTGTTTCACAGCCCAATTTGTCTAAAAGCATAGGAATTGCAATTCCGCCTGTAGAATTTACGGCATCTAAAACGATTTTATATTTTTTAGCTTTAATTGCTTCTGCATCTACCATCGGCAAATCGAGAATCTGCTGGATATGAATATCAAAAGCATCATCTCTTGTTTCATATTTCCCTAAATCGTCCACTTCAGCGTAATCGAAATCTTCATTTTCTGCCAAAGCTAAAACTTCAGCACCATTTTCTCCGCTGATGAATTCCCCTTTTTCATTTAATAATTTAAGGGCATTCCATTGTTTTGGATTGTGAGAAGCGGTCAAAATAATTCCGCCGTCTGCGTTTAATTCAGGAACCATGATCTCAACAGTCGGAGTTGTAGAAAGTCCCAAATCAACTACATTAATACCTAAT from Chryseobacterium indoltheticum encodes the following:
- the glmM gene encoding phosphoglucosamine mutase, producing MSLIKSISGIRGTIGGKVGDNLTPLDVVKFASAFGTWLQAQKNKKDLTLIIGRDARISGSMVNSLVTATLQGLGINVVDLGLSTTPTVEIMVPELNADGGIILTASHNPKQWNALKLLNEKGEFISGENGAEVLALAENEDFDYAEVDDLGKYETRDDAFDIHIQQILDLPMVDAEAIKAKKYKIVLDAVNSTGGIAIPMLLDKLGCETIKLYCEPNGQFPHNPEPLKEHLGDICELVIKENADFGVVVDPDVDRLALVDEKGEMFGEEYTLVAVADYLLKNKNGVAISNLSSSRALRDVAQTHNSEYFASAVGEVNVVNLMKEKNAVIGGEGNGGIIYPDLHYGRDSLVGVALFLTHLAKENKTVSELRAGYPSYFMGKKKIELTPEINVDDLLTKMEKEYQNEEVSTVDGVKIDFENNWVHLRKSNTEPIIRIYTEAKSQEEADDLGDKIIEKIKSLI
- a CDS encoding type II toxin-antitoxin system RelE/ParE family toxin, giving the protein MTKITWSVRAKKEIDKVYQYWTNHNESNIYSEKILDETLRMINLIRNQNKIGLKSSTKELRRVLILENFSLSYRTSTKEIRILSFFDNRQDPKKNKFN
- a CDS encoding DUF3127 domain-containing protein, producing the protein MELQGTVKKITEVQTFASGFQKREMVILTQEQYPQPINIEFLQDKINLLDTLKEGENVKVGINIRGREWVSPQGETKYFNSITGWRVEKVLDNASEPTQAAPSQSASPVSNENPFAGDDDDDLPF
- a CDS encoding DMT family transporter gives rise to the protein MNADKEKWLLLIILSVIWGSSFILIKKSLDHFSPYQVGALRVLIAGIILMPVAISKYRLFPKKHLKWLILAAFTGNFIPMFLFPIAETQISSSIAGIINSMMPIFVIIVGALIWKFETTKRQMTGVFISFTGVCLLAFGGDDSTQFKIFPIFLLLLATLCYAMSTTTVKSKLMDVSSTVLSAFVFSFVLFLPSLIALLSTGFVSQFTFTKENMIGLGFVSLLSVFGTGLAMMMNYRLLKVSTPLFASTVTLLMPIVAIIWGVLDGEKLTAVQFAGTIVIIAGLIFLRAKTIVQK
- a CDS encoding tetratricopeptide repeat protein, with amino-acid sequence MEEYFGNELVKKFEEMMENNDEFYFDTEELEDIIVYYLELGDFNYADIAVNFGLKLHPNSLEIKIKKLEVLLEWEDYNLAKELIEELKGSSMENTDFLVCYAKYYSNLGNPKRSIEICKKALELNEEENFLNNFIADEYVNLGDPFNALKHYQQALKEDPMDEYSLENAMICFNDLNKSEEAIAFLNDYLDDFPYSEIAWSEYGQYYFNRKNYEEAIKGFDYMLAINSSAVGVYASKAACYEALNQYQKAIEVYEEMLELEYTKAFTFYKIGLCHKALKQPIIALNSFQKSLREDPQFYLAMMEQSYLYEEMGGMAEALHFAKEATLLNDSNLDYQKRLAFLFIDSGKFEESLTCLKKLVDAEPSRFYNWYAYSEVLMLVGEYEEAVTVLNLALKHHYRAELFYQLSNCYFNLKDHENGGESLEKALELDPSLITDMQKKYPYIKDEVKKAKAKVKKKNL
- the aat gene encoding leucyl/phenylalanyl-tRNA--protein transferase; the protein is MVRLDKNEISFPDPAQYDGHEGIIAFGGDLSVERIWFAYQNGIFPWFNPGEEILWWCPDPRFVLFPHELKVSKSMRKILDKKVFTITENQNFREVIKNCREINRKGQEGTWLSDELIETFITLHGYGLARSVEVWQNNELVGGLYGIQVGKVFCGESMFAMVSNASKAGFIHFIETHKSDFTIIDCQSHTDHLESLGARMIPKKDFLKILHKNNERR
- a CDS encoding helix-turn-helix domain-containing protein, encoding MKILRMLTFLFAVICFGQNTVNKDIYKSTIDIYPQSFKTSDQLINEGEKTLRLSKTDDETSKSYLYISVGHYLKGNFSKSIFYAKKADLLFLKNHKEKEHFITNYYLSLAYHKCGVMHEATQYLNEAEKTAIRHNDPFLNAMTQKLKAILLENEKKYTEAIPYRTFCNSYFQTGLDKNFPQNVMSEFAFSKCYLAFDYLMIGDIEKAKNEISIFESKIASSQFFNELNWRAEIYYVCKAIIAAKENDEKSAVLHFDKAIDITRKSKMNERLTVLLEQRLKLNIDASEEREMLFAEFLKRKDHFRKESTKVINQEISRQDLNLIHQREYKYIFILVAVFLSLGVLIFKRRKRKKQKAYFEEIIEELENNKETSNSVIDEEEKNEETLSQCADSKPHIISEATKTDLLKKLEKFEKGKAFTAKNFTLSNFVSILDTNTKYINSILKEHHGKTFNEYINDLRIKYILEYLHENPESLKYKLSHLSDLGGFSSHSYFTKVFTQKNKISPSKFIASLKEKNKKEKKDYNE